The genomic segment AGGAGGGGGGGGGAGCGAGCAAAAGATCGGCTCAGGTGGGGGTGGGTCCGTTGGGTTTCttcttgttgctgctgctgctgctactgTGACTTGTAGTTTACCACAACTTCCTACACCAATATGTCTATTATTGGGGGGATACATCCAAGCGACATTGAATCAAAGTCATAGCATATGTGCCTCTGTAACTGATGCATCTGCCGCATATAGTACCAGGTATTTGTGTGTTCCAGGTCCAGTTCCAATTATGATCCAATTCCTACCTGTCCATCGCACTCTGTAGCTGCTTATGTTGCGAATACGGCAAAACATAGGATGAGTTGAACTCAACTCATTGGGAATATCAATCTGACCAAAACTCTTCCAGGCCTCACCTTGTTCTACTTCATCCCATCGGATCTAGTCCACGGTAAACGGAACAATAAGATCAGAACCCTACTGCTCGCGCGAACCCACATGGAACCCTCGGCACCCGCGTAAGGCACTCTGCCGCAATCATTACCCCGCCCTTTTCTTCGGCTCCTTGGTGCGCATGCCGGCCCCAATCTGGTCCCGACCTTACCCCGCCCCGACACCGGAATTCCGATACAAAGCTCCGGAGTTCCTTTACAACACAGAGCTCGTCGGGACCGAACAAGGCCGCGCTCACTGGCACACTCACACCGCACTCATCACCCCTTACTTTTGCCGATCGAAAAAAAATTCAACAGGAACTAGGGGGGAaaagaagagaaaaaaaggaaaaacaGAACACTCTCAGAAACCATGTCTCCAATCCCAACCGCCCTCATCACAGCAGGCAGCGCAGGCCTCGGCGCCGCGACAGCCAAACTCTTCGCCCGCAACGGCTACAGCGTCGTCATAAACTACGCGAACAACAGCGACCGCGCGGACGCCCTGGTCAAGGAACTCGAGTCCCTCTCGTCCACCTCCCCTTCTTCCACAGAAGGAGGCCAAAGGCAGCGCTTCCACGCCATCAAAGCGGACCTCTCCTCCCGCGCCGAGACCTCCGCTCTCGTCGAGAGCGCGGCCGACGCCCTCGGCGGCCGCCTCGACGTCCTCTTCTCCAACGGCGGCTGGACGAGGCTCCGCGACATCGCGGACCTCGACGACAACGTCGACGAGGACGACTGGGACCGCTGCTTCAACATGAATGTGAAGTCGCACCTGTTCCTCATGCACGCCGCGCGGCCGTACCTCGACGAGGCCGAGGGCGCGTTCATCACGACGGCGTCGCTGGCCGGTGTCAAAGTCAGCGGGAGTTCACTGGTAAAACATTCTTTTCTTTGCAATCTCGTTTCTCTCCATCTCTCTCCTGGTCCTCGCCATCTCTGCTGCCCAATATCGTATGGGCGCAGGAAGCaagcaaggcaaggcaaggcggATTCTCTAACACGATATGCAAAAACAACATAGGCCTACGCCGTCACGAAAGCAGCCCAGATCCACCTCGTAAAAGGCCTCGCGTTAGCAGCGGGCCCGAGAATAAGAGTAAACAGCGTCTCTCCAGGCCTCATGTTGACGGTATGTTACACAATCCCCACCCTTCCCCTTCCCCATCACTCCAACCCTCATACCTTACCCTTATctctgcccccccccccccccccccccccacccccccccccccccccccccccccccccccccccccccccccccccccccctcctcccccccccccccccccccccccccccccttgtcTATCTCATCCAACTACATACGTATCACGGCAAGACACATCCGTGAAAAGACAGAAACAGACATGCTCACTGCATACCCACCGTTCCGCGTGTATAGGAATGGGGCCTACAGTTCCCGCAAGAGAAACAACAGGCCGCCCGGGACAGGACGCCGCTCAAGCGCCTCGCCACGGTCGACGATGTGGCCGACCAGGTGCTGTGCTTCGCCAGGAGCAGGAGCGTCACCGGCGCTAACGCCGTCATTGACGGGGGGCTCAGTatttgagagagagagagagagagagagagagagcgagcGGGAAGGGGGGTTTAACGGAGTACGGTCCACGAATATTTGGACGGAGTATGGATTCCTCTTTAAGAGAAGACGAGGTCACGAGGGAGAGAAACAGAGGTCACAGAGAGAGAAAGcctgagagagagagtctGGGACAGAGCCTGGCACATACGGATACATGGGTACTAATAGCCCACACACCCCGTCGCCCGTGAAAGCCAGCCACGCAAGAACTAGGGATGATGATAAAGTTTTACTCATCATTGACTCAGGGTCCAAAAGGGcagaaaggaaaaaaaaaaacggccACCACCACTTTGGCTAGGCAGCCAGATTAGTTGAAGCGAGCCACTGAGGAACCACTGAGCAAGTTTATTTTCAAGGAAAACACAAGAAAGTATGATCAAAAATCTGTATGAAATGGCCTGTTCAAGGGGTCCAGGAACGGGGCTGTTGCGAGCTGCTCAGAGCTGAGATTGGGCGAGAGACATGTCGTTAAACCTGTCCGCGGCCTTGCTTGCCCCCCCACCCCGCTTGCCTGGGCGGCGCTGGTGTCGGGAATGAGGGACCCAGCTCCTCCCACATCCCGAAGAGCCAAGGTGGGCTGGGCACGCCCTGGGCTTGCGTATTGGTGCAACGAATGGGGGGAGGCCAAAGCAAGACCAGGAGGAATTACGGataggaaaaaaaaaagaacgaaGGAGGAACCTTAAAGCTTGTAAAAGGCGCTTGCCCTTCCTCTTATTTTTGCTGTGCTCTTCTTTTCCCGTCATAATATGAAAACTCAATTCTTATAAGTACCGAAACGCCTTGCTATACGTGTGCTGCCGTGAAGGTATCGGTGTGGGATGGGTACAAGAAAACTACAACTTCGTCCGGTctcttctctttctctctctcctcctCTCTCCATCGTCTCTTTTCTTATTCCCCTACCTCCCTGTCTTCGTTCCAATGGATATACCGGATGATCGGCCACTTCCACGACTCGTGTCGTATCGCCTTGCCCCAGACGAATAACGGCACCCACAGGACCAAGACGGCAGATGCGATGCCCGCCATGGCCCCAAAGGCATTGTCGTACCCTGCCTTTTCAACCCAGGTATTGGTGTAGAAGGACAACAGGAAGCCAAAGAGTGCTGCAGCAAGACAAGGACCAGAGTCAGCTTTACATGCCGGACAAAAAGAGGGATGCCAAGAGTCGGACGCCCACTTACACTTGAAGCCCATGACGGCCAGGGTGATTTCGCCGGCGACGGGCCGGTAGGCATCAATCACGTACACGAGACAGATGTTCGTTCCTTGGGAGATGGTGAAGGTAACTGTAGATGGGATGATCAGAAACACCGTCGTTTCGACAAAAGAGCATGGAGGGGTGGGACGGGTAGGAGAGGAGAGGAGAGAGGGGGGAAGGCAACGTACGAAGTCCAAGGCCGATGGTGGGACAGATCCAGTGCAGCTGGCTATCGATGCCGACGCCGTAGAGAACGAGAGCCAACGGAGTCGTAACCATACTGATGACCATGCCAGGCAGTCGCATCTCCGGATCCCGCATCCCGCCGTTTCGTCTAGTAAACCAATCCGCAATCATGTCGCCAAGATGCCCGCCCGCCGGGATACCGAGCAACGCACCGAGGATGCCGGCAATGAAGCAGAGGCCAATCTGCCACGAATCGAACCCGTACGCCGTGTAGAAGGCGGAACCAGCATTGGAAGACACAGCGACGAGGAAACCGACCGTCACGGCCTGCACCAGCGCCGCCCAGAGGACCGGCGGCAAGAGAATCAGGCCCAGGGGTCGCAACGCAAGCTTCAGCAGGCTCTCCTGCGTCAGCGTCTTGTTGAAGATTTTCAGCGAAGAAAGGTATGATTGCTTTGAGCGtcttgtcgtcgtcgtcgaagCTCCTAGCGGACGAGCGGGCAGCTCGCCTTCGGACCTCACCGACCCGGGTTTGCTCCCGTCTATCGAACCCAGGCGGTTCCAAGCACTCGCTTCGTCTCTCTCGTATGCGGTCTCGGGGAAGGTGAAGAATGCCAGTAGGAGCACAACGCCGACCAAAGCGGCAGAAACTTGGTAGATGACTCTCCAGTTATGGTTGATGGTGATGAGACTGCCAGAACACACGACGGTTAGAAAATTTCCGGCAGGCTCTGGGACGCTTTCCCCATCACTTACCCTGAAATGACCACACCAAAGCCGACGCCCGCAGAAAGGAACGCGGTATAGAGTCTGTATCACTAACGTTAGCGAGCTGCCAGCCTGCTTCTCTGCCAGAACAAGCACTCACGCCATGATGGTTCCTCTTTCGTGCAGAAAGAAAACGTCAGCGATGGAGATGGGCGCGATCGTCTCCGCGGCTCCAGCGCCAAATCCCATCAGGATTCGGCCGGCCAAGAAGCCGCCGTACGAGTGATCGAAAATGAGCCATATTGTGCATGCAAAGTAGATGGAGTAGCTCGCAACGTAGACTGGCCGTCGGCCAAACTTGTTGGCGAGCGGAACCCAGAAGAAGTTGCCCACCCCCTGGAGCAGGGCGGTTGTCGTGAAGAAGTAAGCAGTTCTGGCGATCGCGAGGCTGAGAACATCAGTATCGGTGGCGGCTGCCGGGAAGAACTCCAAGGCTGTATCTAGCAACGCGATCGAGGGTCCTGCAACGACATTCGTTAGCCGGTCGTCTTCTAGAGTACTCTGGAGACGATGGATTCGAGCATACCCGCTGCCAGAAAGTTACACATCATCATAGCGAAGCATATCAACCCCGCCATGTAGTACTTGTACCATTGTGGCCTAAGCGAGTCAGCTGAAAATCCCTGGCTTCTTTGACGATCTAGGTCGCCAGTCCAGTACCTACCAGTTTAAGGGGTCGTTTGGATCTGCTGATGGCGTCGGGATCAATATGATCTCGTTGGTCTCTGGATGCCTTAAACGAACGTTTCCCAACGTCCTCGCCCGCGTTGTTTCCTCCGCTACATGTCTTGTGTTGCTATCCATTACTGGATTTGTGTCGAGAGTCCCCCGTGTTCTGACGATTCTGACGATGCAGTTTGTCTGCCCTCGGCTCGGGATCTCTGGAAGGTTATGGGGCCCTTTCTCCAGAGGGAGTCTTCTAGAGAAGTCACGGCGCACTGTTTGCAAGCCGGGTGAACGGAGTCGTCCGGAATTCCGTTCCAAGAAGTTGGGGAGTAGTGAGAAGCGGCTACTCCCCCTGCTTGAAAAAGACGAGCCCGATCGATGAAACGGTCGAGTCCAGGCGTATCTGCCGCGTCGATCGTTCAACGTGGTTGCATCAAAAGGGAGGTATAGGCGGGCGCGGACGTGGTTCACTGCTACTACTACCTAGCACTTTGCAGAGAGAAGAGAGACGGCAAAAGGTTTAAGCTTTACTGTCTCGGTAGCCCGTCGTTGATTGGATTCTGTGGGGAAACATGGGGCTTCTTTTTCAACAATGTCAAACACAGATGATTCGTTGGTATGATCTCTGAGAAGATGAAAAAGAAGAGATAACCAGTAGAGAGTCGCCGCAGACGAGGAACAAAGAACAATAGCGGGGGAACAGCAAGTCGCGAACGAGTTTGAAGGGTGACTGATGCAAAGTCTGAACCTGGCGTCGCAGCTCCCTCGAGAACGACAACAGCTACCTTTCGGTAGTCTGTGTGTACGGATACACTCACTACCTAGTACCTGGCGATACCTTGGAGAGGCCGACGCGTGGAGTCGCAGTGATGGATGGTGCGTGAGGGCCGCCAGGAACACTGGATGGCACATCCCAAGAGCCAAAGGACGGACGGGGATAGGCGACGGGCCTAAGCAGGAGATTATCAGGCCCCAACCCTGCTCACCGAATTTGAGCACTAGGGTAAATGAGGACAGACTTGGCACGCAGAGGAATGGGAACAGACAAGGATTTAGCCGCAGCGGCCACTGTCTTATCCGCGACTAAGGGGTATTCGATTTCAAGGGGCCAAGTTCCACCAACAAGCCTTTTGCCAAGCCTTTGGACATGGGCGACCGAAACATGACCAGAGGAAAACCAATTGGTGGGTTCTAGCAGGAACGCTAGTGAAGGAGCCAACGAGGGAGTAAAAAGGGACAGATGACAGATGCGACACCCTCCGAGATGAGACGTACGCAAGTGTCCGTCTTTGCATACTTTGTTCACACGGAGTCTGACGGAGAAGAGAGAAGAGACGGAGACAAGGTGACAggcaagcaagcaagcaagcagGGAAGACCTCGAAAGTCGAGACATGTTCGTCCTGCGCGCTTGCGAACAGACGTCAGACACCAAAAGTGTGCTGGTgcttgatgatgatgatgatgatgatgatgaagatGCTGATCATCTTAACTGGGAATCATGGACTACATGGAAGTTTACAATGCAGTCCAGCCGAGTTCCGCCCCGCCCAAACCCGCCACCATCGCACGCGTAAGATCAGTTGTAAAAGGTTTCCCGTCCTTGAACAGGTCCAAGCCTTGCTGGAAAGAGCCTCAAAGAGAGGAGAAGAGTTTGTGCCGCATGAACTAAGCATAGGACCCAAAGTGCCGTTTTCGGCCATCAGCTCCGGGTTATGATCCACGGTGTGCCAGTCTTACGTGGTGAGAAAGTGTGGCTGGTGCTTAATATGGGGTtgaaaaagtaaaaaagaggtagtaCACTAGTCGGCTAGTGTGCCAGAGCCGGCGGAGAGACCCTGGCATGCCGCATGTCTCGTCTAGGAGACGCGCAACGCGCTCCCCACGCAATATCTGTGAAGGGATATGTTGCCGTGGACACTAGACAACCGTCAGTAAACACTCCATAGTAATGCTTCTCGACCGTGAAGGCCGGGCAAAAGAAAAGCCTCTAGAGGCCGCTCATGTGGTTCTTGACGGATCCCGCCAGCCTCGCTTGCGGGCAGTGCACTGCATATGCATCTACGACGCTCGGAGAGTGCCGTTCCTGGAATGTGTCAACGACATGCAGAGCCGTTATCTCTTCGTTCGTGGGCCGAGGTCGACAAGGCAGGCTTGGATGATGTTAGAGTCCCAGACTCCAGAGATGTCGGATGTGAGGGCCGAGGCGGGTAGGCGAGGGTTGACCAGTTGAGCGGTATACAACTATGGATCTCAGAGGAGTGGACTTGCATGCGCCAGTCGCTCCGTGATGCCTCATTCTTCTCTTCCTCCACACGGCTCTTGTGTATGGCCAGGCGATGGACCAATTTCATGGGCTCGTATTCTGGTGATTAGAGTAAGGAGTGTTTCAACATGACGTTTCTCCCATCTGACTTACAACAAATAGAGTAAGGGCATGGGCATCGTCGGTTGAAGTTTACCATGTTTCCATATTTGGGCCCTGATCGTTGGCGCCGGCGGGTTAAAAGTTGAAACAACGTGAACTCGTCATGGCCCTATATGTGATGGAGCCATGTGAATAAAGACGCGTTTGCTTTTGTTCAGCTTGCCCCAGATGCCCCGTCAGGTAAGGCAGAATTCAAGCTTCATGCCACGGGTCCATCGACGGTCAAGATATTAGGGTTGCCGGGATATGTTTGACGAGGCTTaaagggaggggaggggcagGCAGGCTTTCGTCATCCTGCGACTGGCAGACCGCAGAAGCAGCAAACACACCAGACACGGCGGGCTGTCATCTGAAGTTGTGAGTGTCTGGAGTAGTGCGCGCCAATGAGTGGACGAGTTGATGATAGTCGAGACCAagagcagaagaagaagtgTGGTCAAATTCCGCCCGCAGTGTTGGCGCAAGTGGAGGAGACGACGTGGAATCAGAGATGCAGCAATCAGATGCAGGGTGAGGGAGGATGGTGTGGGGCCTCTCCGCCGACAGGAGTACGTATCTACTTTACAATCTTGCCTAGGTAGGTAGGGACGTAGTATGTACTGCGCAATGTACCTGAGGAAGGCACCTTCTAAGCGTGCGCTAGTGAGTGTACGTACTCAAGCCACCAGAATAGAGATGGTGTACTTAACCTTGCTAAGGTCTAGCTAGCGCAGACAAGTACCGCGGCGCTAAAGACCCTAAGGTGGTGTACAAACGAACAGGAAGGCAGGGTACCTTGGACTTATGTCTAGTGCCACGACCCAAGATGATTTTGAGCGACGTGCTTTTGGATGAGGAATTGCGTGGTGCGTAATTGCTATGGTGAAGGGTTCCATTATCAAAATTACTGGGGGAGATCTATCAATAGAGGATGAGTGAGCTCTCCACCCCTAAGCGGGTCTCCATCGGGGAGAACCATGGCACCAAGCCTTTTCGGGACAACCGAACAGGCTCAGGGATGGCACGGATATTAGGGCCTACGTAACGCTCCTGTTCAATCCCGTGCCGATGTTTTCTACGCAGCACTTGCACACATCTGCAGCTGTGCAGCGCAGCGCAGCACCTCACTGCAGAGTGCACCTACCTAAGGTGCCTACCTACCCTCTCCATCAGATGAATCAGACAAGACGGAAGGCAGGACAGTCAGTGGCTTCCTTCCATCCCTTCTATTGTGCATCACATTCTcataaggtacctaccttccATATTGCAATGGTCCAATCAACATCTTTGAGTATCTAATCTTCTGATAATGTCTAGAGTCTAGACGCCTTGTTCTTGGGAGGGAAAGACATGCCATCTGCATCCCGTCTGCATCTTCTGTTTTCATCAACCGCCGGAATCCCACCTGAGGCACGGAGTACTCAACATGTCTCTTCCCTCCACTTGGCACCGGACTCTGGACTCTGGACGACTGACGAGCACCACCCTGTCACCTGTGCCTCTCTGAACTCCGCGTCTGGAGTCCCTTGGAAGTCTGGTTACTGGTCACTGATGTTTTCTCATGGGGAACTGCTGGGGCCGCTACGGGGATCCCTGGGCCGCCGAGTCCCCGATGTCTACTTTGTGTGCTACAGTTTCCGCCCATCGCGTGCACAACATTTTCAACTCTTCAAGTATCCCAGTACCTCAACTACCTAGAACACCAGCAAGGACAAAAAGGTATCTGTACCTTATCTGCGGATACTAGGTAACCGCAGTCGCAGCACCGTCTTGCGCCAGCTCCTGCGCCTGGCAAGTCATTATCCATCCCATCACGCTGCACCGAGCTGCATAGATGCAGGGCTTTGCTTCTCCGTCCACGGCGAGCGGAGAGGAAGTTTCCGCCGCTCGATTCCTCACTCCACTCGTCAATTTGCTTTTCCTGGTCAAGACGCATCCTCATGGAGACTTGCGATCTCATCCTGTGCGGCGGTGAATGCGGTCCATCCCGTCAAGTCAGTTGTCACTGTGAATAGGCAGGAAGACCACCGCAGTTTTGTCTGGCCAAGCCGGCTAGGCATTTCGTCACGTTCGTCGCGAGTCATAATGAACGGGGTCAATTGACTTTTTGTCCAGTGTTTGAGCCGACCCGATCGGCAGCGCAAATCGATGACTCGCCCCTACCAAGATCTTGGACATCGATTGCCTTtgagcaaaaaaaaaaaaaaaaaaaaaaaaaaaaaaaaaaaaaagggacaGCCGGAGTGCTCCGAACAAGGCCGCCCACGAGGTCCAGAGATGGACAAAGAGGCCACGACTGGAAATGGCAATGCAGCATACGGATATCATGCCTTCTGCCCGTCTCAAACCAATTCGCATCGGGACTTTGGTCAACGGGGGTCGTGGCCAGCATTGGCAACATGTCCATCAACTGTTTCGAGCGACTGCCAGGATGTCCGATTACTTCCATATGAATGGCTCCATCTGCTTACCTACGTTATCCACTAGACGGGCTGAATTTGTCGGCTCGGGATCTTTCTCTGGAGACACGCGTGCGCGTGCGGGATATGACATGCTGGCCCACAATTATATACATACCTACACCAAGAAGCCTCGCCCTCTTCAACAGCGGAGGATTGTGAAGCATCGGTTAGCATCGTCTGATGATGTTGCCCGTTATTCTCAGCCTCAGACTGCTTCAAAATGGGGTTTGGCCGGTGTGTGTATCCGTATATGTGTGTCCTGGATACTCCAAGGTTATCCATCCGACCTCTTGCGATGCCATCTGCCGGCTGATGTTGTCGTCGATGCCAGAGACCAAGACAGAACTGAATAGGACAGGGGGAGCTTCTTCGGATCTTTTAAGGCATGGTCACAACACTTGGTGAACACGCACACGCACATACCGGTAGTCATACAACGGCCCGGATACTACAACAGTCTAGTCGAGGCCAGGCCGGACTCTTGTTTTACAGCAGCTACACCTCTGAATCTCTGAATGATCATTGGCAGCATCAGCTCAAGACACCTTCTTACTCGGTAGCTAGCACCTACCGTCTTCGCGGAAAAGCCGCGACGTCGTCGTCTCAGTGCTCGGCCGTCAATGGACCCTTGCGCGTCGCCTCGGCCGGGATCTAGGTCTGGGTCTCATTCTCCAGTCGCCCTGCATAACTCCAGACCTGGTCGTTCCACCAAATGCAACCAACGCCCGAGTTTTGGGTTTCGAAGCTCTGGCAGCTCGAGCCTTTCCCCTTTGAGGTCCAGCGCCGGCCAGAGGATGACGAGGCCACCCCCGATCGCTGTCTTTGGTTCCTCTAGGGCAGCCCTCGCATTCGACGTGTTTGGCCCGTCAAGCCAATATACTCATCACCAGCGGCCGACGTACTACAATGTGGCGTTGAAATAATACCACGAATAGTACCGTGATTGAACTGACGCGGCACCTTACCACGTCCACCAGGTCCATGAGGTCTCCAGGTTGGCCTTCTTTTTT from the Colletotrichum lupini chromosome 3, complete sequence genome contains:
- a CDS encoding short-chain dehydrogenase codes for the protein MSPIPTALITAGSAGLGAATAKLFARNGYSVVINYANNSDRADALVKELESLSSTSPSSTEGGQRQRFHAIKADLSSRAETSALVESAADALGGRLDVLFSNGGWTRLRDIADLDDNVDEDDWDRCFNMNVKSHLFLMHAARPYLDEAEGAFITTASLAGVKVSGSSLAYAVTKAAQIHLVKGLALAAGPRIRVNSVSPGLMLTEWGLQFPQEKQQAARDRTPLKRLATVDDVADQVLCFARSRSVTGANAVIDGGLSI